In the Bacillus sp. HSf4 genome, AGAAAGGGATGGACCGCTTTTCCCAAATAGATGGTTCTGCAAGACAACGCGAATCCCGCTCTGTCATACATTTCTGCAACATTTGCCGCGATAGCGTAGCGGAGCTGCAGTTGTTCTTCTGCACCTGTCGCGTCATCGGGAGACATGTCGATGTTTCCTTTTACAATCATCTTTCGAAATAGATCGCCCCGCACATGCACACTTTCTTCAAATGGCTCGGACAACATCTGAGCAATCGTCGATTTTCCAGAGGCCATGAGTGTCCTGTCAGAATATAAATTCCTTTTTTTTAACGACTTATCACTTCCTTTTGGTATAAGAACCCTCCTAACGCCGTATGAGTTTATATTGAACCCTTTAATCTTGAGTGTTCTTCTCTCGGCTGCCGTCGAATTTCTTCCAAAATCATGATTTCCCCAGAAAAATGAAACTTTAAGTTCATATGAACGTAAACATTAGTGAAATGATTTTTAAGTCATACTGAATCTTCAACACATAAGGAGGCAGGAACAAGTGAAAGTGATGATCGGCTCCATCATACTTCTATTGATTATCGGGTTTGGAGTATGGCTGATGTTAAGCCCGCTTTTTAAAAAAGTCGGCAGCGGAGCAAGCAAAATCAAGAAAACGCTGGAGGATGATCAAGATGAATGAGCAACAAACAAAAAAAGGCAGAAACAAAACACTGCTTGGCGGAATTATTGTCGCCGCCGCTTTAATCGTAGGGGGATTCACAGCTTCCCTGTTCATAGAAAAAATCCCGAACGGCTATGTCGGTGTCGTCTATTCGCCAAATGGCGGCGTAAAATCGGAAACGCTTGATCAGGGCTGGCACTTGGTCGGTCTGTTTGATAAAGTCACAAGATATCCGGTTCGGATGCAGACTGTAAACAATCAAGATATTCAAGTGGCCACCTCTGACGGAAAAAACATCTCAATGGATATCGCCTACAACTATGTCGTTCAGCCTGATAAAGTCGTAGAGTTGTTTAATAAATTCGGAGCGGTTGAGATTGAATCGATTGAAAACAGCTATCTGAAAACGAGATTATGGGATGCTGCAAGAAAATCGATTTCCAAATATTCCGTTATAGACACTTACGGTCAAAAGTCATCGGAGGCGGCTGCAGAAGTGCAAAAAGCCTTTGCCGATGATATGAAGAAGCTCGGCTTTGTGATAGATGACTTGACCCTGGGAGTTCCGAAACCGGATAAAGCCACACAGGAAGCGATCGACGCGCGCGTGAAGTCCTCGCAGGAACTGGAACGAAAACAGACAGAACTTAAAATCGCCGAAGCGGAAGCGAAAAAGAAAAAGATCGAAGCTGAAGGGATTGCCGAATACAACGAAATCATCAAAAAGTCTATGTCAGATCAAATGATCAAATATCAATGGATTCAAAAATGGGACGGAAAAATGCCAAAAGCTACGGGATCCAATTCATTTATACAGCTGCCGATCGACGAAGACCAGAAATAAACATATCACTTAAAAACTCCCTTAGCATTAAGGGGGTTTTTAAGCGAATCCCCCTTTCAGAAGGGGGGCAAAACATTCAGTACTCTAAAGTAAATATCAACAAGAGAAGGTCAAAAACAGCAGAGATTGATTCCTGAGGAAACGATTGAAGAAATCAAAAAAACGAACCAGCTTGATATCCAGCTGTATCATCAGGCAAAAGCACGTTTTGAGGAACGGTTAAAATCTTTGAACAACGTTTTTTTAAAAAACTAGATTTACCGGATGACGTCCATTCAATCCTAAAATCGACATGCATCATATCAGCCAGGTGTCCCGGACTTCATATTTATGGAAAATTCCCCTCATACGGCATTCGGAGATTTGCCAAAAAGAAGGAGTCTCCGGTGTTGCCGAGTATCATGATTAATGAATGCCAGATGATTCAAATCTATCAGAAAGATGAATGCACACAAGAAAAGGAGGAAGATCATGTTTGCACCGGACGAGATCCTTTCTGTATGGAGAAAGTTTGACAAATTCCCGATGGAAACGTTGACAAAGGCTTGGTTTTACGACCAAGCTGGTGATCGGAAGCAGCGCGACATATCCTTAATGCAAGAGCATCATCAACAATACGGCATTTCAGGCAATTGTTTTGATCTTGCGATTTGGCTGCTGGCCGAATTGAAAAAAGCCGGGGTTGAGGCCTATCCGATTGGCCATCATTTCAAAACAGACAGGGCGCATGCGGCAGTGATCGCACTTGATGAGAGGGGAAGACGATTTTTATGTGATTTAGGCGACCAATGGTTGAATCCGATTTTAATAGATTCAGGCTGTGAAGACTATACAGAGGAAAAGCTGAGCGGTTTTTTTCCGGCCGCAAAAGTTCAGGTCAAGCCGTCGCAACACCAAATCGAAATCACTTACCATCGGCCGAATGGTAAAATCGTGACACAAGCCTACGATCCTGAGCCGGTCGACGAAAACATATTTTTAGAGGCGGCTGAATATTCACAGCGCAGATTGAAGCCTGAGCCGCTGGTGGAATGCCGGGTTCCCTATCAAAATGAAACGGCGCACTGGGAATTCAGCGGATGGAGCAGTCATCTGAGCACAAGCAATGGATTGGATCAGGAATCAAAGCCGAAATCGATTGAAGGCTGGGCTGACAAAATCCAGCAAATGACCGGCTATGACAAACATGTTTTGCTCAGTGCATTGACGACTTATCAATCCCGATAAAGAAATATCTTCTCTTATCTATTGAAAAAAACTCGTTTTATACATATCATTTGGAAAGAGGATAG is a window encoding:
- a CDS encoding prohibitin family protein; its protein translation is MNEQQTKKGRNKTLLGGIIVAAALIVGGFTASLFIEKIPNGYVGVVYSPNGGVKSETLDQGWHLVGLFDKVTRYPVRMQTVNNQDIQVATSDGKNISMDIAYNYVVQPDKVVELFNKFGAVEIESIENSYLKTRLWDAARKSISKYSVIDTYGQKSSEAAAEVQKAFADDMKKLGFVIDDLTLGVPKPDKATQEAIDARVKSSQELERKQTELKIAEAEAKKKKIEAEGIAEYNEIIKKSMSDQMIKYQWIQKWDGKMPKATGSNSFIQLPIDEDQK